A stretch of Triticum aestivum cultivar Chinese Spring chromosome 1D, IWGSC CS RefSeq v2.1, whole genome shotgun sequence DNA encodes these proteins:
- the LOC123180349 gene encoding ABC transporter B family member 21 → MSESSRAFNVDGAGQPADGARGGGKRRPGAGGGGSVPFHRLFAFADGADAALMLVGAVGAVANGAALPLMTVLFGGLVDAFGGAAGGSGDVLARVSQVSLEFVYLAIASAVASFAQVTCWMITGERQAARIRNMYLRTILRQEISFFDMYTSTGEVVGRMSGDTVLIQDAMGEKVGKFIQLMVTFFGGFAVAFAQGWLLTLVMVATIPPLVLSGAVMSNVVARMASLGQAAYAEAAVVVEQTVGSIRTVASFTGEKKAVEKYNKSLKCAYSSGVREGLVAAIGMGTVMMLLFCGYSLGVWYGAKLILEKGYTGAQVMNVIFAVLTGSLALGQASPSMKAFAGGQAAAYKMFETINREPEIDAYSTEGRMLDDIQGDIEFRDVHFSYPTRPNEQIFRGFSLTIQSAKTVALVGQSGSGKSTVISLIERFYDPQLGEVLIDGVNIKELQLKWIRSKIGLVSQEPALFAASIRDNIAYGKDNATDQEIRAAAELANASKFIDKLPQGFTTSVGEHGTQLSGGQKQRIAIARAILKDPRILLLDEATSALDTESERIVQEALDRVMTNRTTVIVAHRLTTVRNADTIAVICRGSIVEKGPHHDLLRDPEGAYSQLIRLQETSHASEGASNQNKSGRKSDTGIRLGKQLLVNQSNSQRSSRDNSSHHSFSVPFGIPHEIDVQVGCSKNITDEIQQEVPLSRLASLNKPEVPVLILGSVASAISGVIFPIFAILLSNVIKAFYEPPEMLKKDAAFWSSMFLIFGAVYFVSLPVGSYFFSVAGCKLIRRIRLMTFEKVVNMEIGWFDDPHNSSGSIGSRLSSDAAKVRGLVGDTLQLVVQNSATLVAGLVIAFVSNWELSLIILALIPLIGLNGWIQMKFIQGFSADAKMMYEEASQVANDAVSSIRTVASFSAEEKVMDLYNKKCEGPLQTGIRTGIISGIGFGVSFFLLFGVYAASFYAGARLVEDKKTTFPKVFRVFLALTMAAIGVSHTSTLTSDSSRARSAVSSIFAIVDRKSMIDPSDDAGVNLEPLRGDIEFRHVRFRYPTRPDIQIFEDLCLTIQSGKTVALVGESGSGKSTAIALLQRFYDPDAGHILLDGVDIQKFQVRWLRQQMGLVSQEPALFNDTIRANIAYGKEGEATESDIVSAAQLANAHKFISSLHQGYDTVVGERGAQLSGGQKQRVAIARAVAKDPRILLLDEATSALDAESERAVQDALDRVAASRTTVVVAHRLSTVRGADVIAVVKDGAIVERGTHDALIAVKGGAYASLVALHSASSASS, encoded by the exons ATGTCGGAGTCTAGCAGGGCGTTCAATGTCGACGGCGCCGGGCAGCCGGCCgacggggcgcggggaggagggaaGCGGCgcccgggcgcgggcggcggcgggagcgtgCCGTTCCACAGGCTGTTCGCGTTCGCGGACGGCGCCGACGCGGCGCTGATGCTGGTCGGCGCGGTCGGCGCGGTGGCCAACGGCGCCGCGCTGCCGCTCATGACGGTTCTGTTTGGCGGCCTCGTCGACGCCTTCGGCGGCGcggccggcggcagcggcgacgtCCTGGCCCGCGTTTCCCAGGTCTCCCTCGAGTTCGTCTACCTCGCCATCGCCTCGGCCGTCGCCTCCTTCGCCC AGGTGACCTGCTGGATGATCACCGGCGAGCGGCAGGCGGCGCGGATACGGAACATGTACCTGAGGACCATACTCAGGCAGGAGATCTCCTTCTTCGACATGTACACCAGCACCGGCGAGGTCGTGGGGCGCATGTCCGGCGACACGGTGCTCATCCAGGACGCCATGGGGGAAAAGGTCGGCAAGTTCATCCAGCTGATGGTGACGTTCTTTGGAGGCTTCGCTGTGGCCTTCGCGCAGGGATGGCTCCTCACCCTCGTCATGGTGGCCACCATCCCGCCGCTCGTCCTCTCCGGCGCGGTCATGTCCAATGTCGTCGCCAGGATGGCGTCGCTGGGGCAGGCCGCCTACGCCGAAGCCGCGGTCGTCGTCGAGCAGACCGTCGGCTCCATCAGAACA GTTGCATCTTTCACTGGGGAGAAGAAAGCGGTGGAGAAGTACAACAAGTCGCTTAAGTGCGCTTACAGTTCCGGTGTCCGGGAAGGCCTAGTCGCTGCCATCGGCATGGGCACCGTCATGATGCTCCTGTTCTGCGGCTACTCCCTGGGGGTATGGTATGGAGCCAAGCTGATCCTAGAGAAGGGATACACAGGTGCCCAGGTCATGAATGTCATCTTCGCGGTGCTTACCGGCTCACT AGCTCTAGGACAGGCGTCACCAAGCATGAAAGCATTCGCAGGAGGACAGGCTGCAGCATACAAGATGTTTGAAACAATCAACAGGGAGCCCGAAATCGATGCATACAGCACAGAGGGTAGGATGCTAGACGACATTCAGGGGGATATTGAGTTCAGAGATGTTCACTTCTCTTACCCAACAAGGCCCAATGAGCAAATATTCAGAGGTTTCTCCCTTACCATACAGAGTGCCAAAACCGTTGCATTGGTTGGCCAGAGTGGGAGTGGAAAATCAACAGTTATCAGCTTGATCGAACGATTTTACGATCCTCAGCTCGGAGAAGTTCTAATAGATGGAGTGAATATCAAGGAGTTGCAGTTAAAGTGGATCAGAAGTAAAATTGGCTTAGTGAGCCAGGAGCCGGCCTTGTTTGCTGCAAGCATAAGAGATAACATAGCTTATGGTAAAGACAATGCGACAGATCAGGAAATCAGAGCTGCGGCTGAGCTTGCTAACGCCTCCAAATTCATTGATAAATTACCCCAG GGTTTCACTACATCGGTTGGTGAACATGGAACACAACTATCTGGTGGACAAAAGCAAAGAATTGCCATTGCCAGAGCGATTCTCAAAGATCCAAGAATCCTGCTTTTGGACGAAGCGACAAGCGCTTTGGACACCGAATCTGAAAGGATTGTGCAGGAGGCTCTTGATAGGGTCATGACAAATCGGACCACTGTCATAGTTGCACACCGTTTGACCACTGTAAGGAATGCTGATACAATTGCTGTCATCTGCCGAGGATCAATAGTTGAAAAAG GTCCACACCATGACCTTTTGAGGGACCCAGAAGGAGCTTACAGCCAACTGATACGCCTACAGGAAACAAGTCATGCTTCTGAGGGTGCAAGCAATCAGAACAAGTCAGGTAGGAAGAGTGATACTGGGATTAGGTTAGGCAAACAATTGTTGGTAAATCAGTCAAATAGCCAAAGGTCATCTCGGGATAACAGTAGCCACCACTCATTCTCAGTGCCATTCGGCATACCTCATGAAATTGATGTTCAGGTTGGCTGCTCGAAGAACATAACTGATGAAATACAACAGGAAGTGCCCCTCAGTCGCCTGGCATCCCTTAACAAACCAGAGGTCCCAGTGCTTATACTTGGTTCTGTTGCTTCTGCTATCAGCGGAGTGATATTCCCGATCTTTGCAATACTTTTGTCGAATGTGATCAAAGCATTCTATGAGCCCCCAGAAATGCTAAAGAAGGATGCTGCGTTTTGGTCATCCATGTTCTTGATATTTGGTGCAGTGTACTTCGTGTCACTCCCTGTCGGCTCATACTTTTTCTCGGTGGCTGGGTGCAAGCTCATCAGAAGAATCAGACTAATGACTTTTGAAAAGGTGGTCAATATGGAGATTGGATGGTTTGATGACCCACATAACTCAAGTGGCTCAATTGGGTCAAGGCTATCGTCGGATGCAGCAAAAGTTAGGGGGCTCGTGGGTGATACACTTCAACTGGTTGTGCAAAACTCTGCAACATTAGTTGCTGGCCTGGTAATTGCTTTCGTATCAAACTGGGAGCTATCTCTTATCATTTTGGCGTTGATACCACTCATCGGCCTAAATGGATGGATCCAGATGAAATTTATCCAGGGATTCAGTGCAGATGCAAAG ATGATGTACGAGGAGGCAAGTCAAGTGGCAAATGATGCAGTAAGTAGCATAAGGACAGTGGCCTCATTTTCTGCTGAAGAGAAGGTGATGGATTTGTACAACAAAAAGTGCGAAGGACCGCTACAAACAGGAATCAGGACAGGAATAATAAGTGGTATTGGTTTTGGAGTTTCCTTCTTTTTGCTGTTTGGAGTCTACGCAGCAAGCTTCTATGCTGGTGCTCGGCTTGTCGAGGATAAGAAAACAACATTTCCCAAAGTTTTCAGG GTGTTTCTTGCTCTCACAATGGCAGCAATCGGGGTATCGCACACTAGCACCCTCACCTCAGATTCCTCCAGAGCAAGATCAGCTGTATCTTCTATATTCGCCATCGTGGACCGTAAATCGATGATTGACCCAAGCGATGACGCCGGGGTGAATTTAGAACCACTAAGGGGCGATATTGAGTTTCGGCACGTGCGGTTCAGATACCCGACCCGCCCTGACATCCAGATCTTCGAAGACCTATGCTTGACAATCCAGTCAGGAAAG ACTGTCGCGCTTGTCGGGGAGAGTGGCAGCGGTAAATCGACGGCGATAGCGCTGCTGCAGAGATTCTACGATCCTGACGCGGGCCACATACTTCTGGACGGGGTGGACATCCAGAAGTTCCAGGTGAGGTGGCTGAGGCAGCAGATGGGGCTGGTGAGCCAAGAGCCAGCCCTCTTCAACGACACCATCCGAGCAAACATTGCATAcgggaaggaaggggaggccaCGGAATCAGACATCGTATCTGCCGCACAACTGGCGAATGCCCACAAGTTCATCAGCTCGCTCCATCAG GGGTACGACACGGTGGTCGGGGAGCGCGGCGCTCAGCTGTCGGGAGGGCAGAAGCAGCGGGTGGCGATCGCACGGGCCGTGGCCAAGGACCCCAGGATCCTGCTGCTGGACGAGGCGACGAGCGCGCTGGACGCGGAGTCGGAGCGGGCGGTGCAGGACGCGCTGGACCGGGTGGCGGCGAGCCGGACGACGGTGGTGGTGGCGCACCGCCTGTCGACGGTCCGGGGCGCCGACGTGATCGCGGTGGTGAAGGACGGCGCGATCGTCGAGAGGGGCACGCACGACGCCCTGATCGCCGTCAAGGGCGGCGCCTACGCGTCCCTCGTCGCCCTCCACTccgcgtcgtcggcgtcgtcgtaG